GCAGAACTTATCTGGCGAACTCTGGTTTTCACGGTTGCGACAACAGCACTTGCATGTGTCATGGCACTGTTAGTTGGAACAATTTATGCCTCTTTGGTTCGCTCTCCATGGTCGCACCTCAGTTTTTGGCGTGCTATGAGCAGTGTCCCGCCAGTATTGATAGGTTTGCTTGTCTACTTGCTTTTTTCCAGGCAGGGTCCTTTAGGTTTCTTGAGGTGGCTTTTCACCCCAAAGGCGCTGGTTGTAGCGCAGTTTCTGCTTGCTTTGCCCATGGCCATAAGTTTGTGCCTGCAGCACCGTGTAAGCTTGCCTCGTGACATGGAAGAATTCATCGACGTGAACTTGCCAAAAAAGCGCCTTAATGCCATGCTTCTTCATCTTCGGGGTGGTTTGGTGAACATAGGGTTTCTTACGTGGGGGCGAATCATGGGGGAAGTGGGTGCAGCTACCTTAAGTGGAGGAGCCATTGTGGGCTATACTTCAACGTTATCAACTGAGATTATGTACCGAACGAACTTAGGTCAGTTTGGCAATGCCATCGCTTTGGGCATCGTTTTGCTACTCATAAGCTTAATTCCATCTGTTATTTTGGAGGTAACCAGTCGTGCTCAGCGCTAATGTGCATTTCGAAATAGCAGGCAAACGTTATCATATACAGCTTGAACTGGACAATGGGCTTTACCTTGTGATGGGCCCAAATGGTTCAGGTAAAACCACATTTTTGAGAGTGCTCCTTGGCTTGCACCCCTATGAGGGACGGGTCAACATGGATAAGCCTGTGGGGTACGTGCCCCAGCATTACCAACCGCTCAGTGCCTCCGTGGAAGACAATTTAAGACTTTTCGGCGTGAGAACGTTGCCTCCTGGTAGCCCCCTGGAAGGCAAAAGGCGTCTCAGCGCTATGAAGCTCAGTGGGGGGGAAAAAGCTGTATTGGGTTTGACTCAGGCCATGGCATTAGAGCCTAAGACCTTTCTTGTGGATGAGATCACTGCCCACTTGGACCAGCCAAGCACCATAATGGTGGAGAACATATTGAAAGAATACAGTAAACAGGCAGTGGTATTCTTGGTAACTCACCAGTGGGACACATTGTTACGTCTGAAAGTACCCACCATGTTATTCCTAAACAACAACGCAGAACTGCTGGATGCCGACAAAGCTTACAACCGCCTGTTGGAAACCTTGAAGTGAGTCTACGGGGCTGTGTCGTGGCACGTTTGTTGCGCTTAAAGAAAGTAGAAACTGTTTCTAAATAAGTGTGTACGGGTGGTGTAAAGCAAGCAGTGCGAAATAAGTTTTTTGTTCCTAAGATTCTCCTCTTAGTTCTAGTTCTGTTCATAGGATGTTTTTTTCCATTTAATCTGAACATCATAAATAACAACCTGGTTTATGCCCAAAGTGAATTCTTTTTCGCACCCTTAGCACTGAAAAAGCTTGAGGTTACCGCATTTCCACTTGCGGTTACAGAAAATAAAGAATCTCAGATAAATCTGACCCTTCGTGATGTTACCACTGCCAGCACCCCCGCTGTGATCGCACCTGATTCCCAAGTAACAGTCATTGTAGGCAGTTACATTACCACTGCCACGGTGGGTGATGGTGGTGTAGCGCGAATAACTTTACCACCTGAAGTAGTTACTGGAGGCCGGTTGGTGGCTGTGGTCATCGTTCCTGGCTACCAAAGAATGGTTTTTTCTCTTGTTGTGCGCCCATCTAAATCAGAGGCTGTTCTACCAAGGGACGAAGAAGGTAGGTTAGTGGTGGAACTTCGAATTGGCAGCTTTCTGTGCCGCGTGAACGATAGGGCTGTTAGGCTTCCCGTGGCTCCCTACATAAAGGAAGGTAGAACCATGGTGCCAGTGAGGTTCTTTACTGAAGTGCTCGGGTACACTGTGGACTATGATTTTTCCGAC
The genomic region above belongs to Coprothermobacter proteolyticus DSM 5265 and contains:
- a CDS encoding ABC transporter permease, with the protein product MLQITAELIWRTLVFTVATTALACVMALLVGTIYASLVRSPWSHLSFWRAMSSVPPVLIGLLVYLLFSRQGPLGFLRWLFTPKALVVAQFLLALPMAISLCLQHRVSLPRDMEEFIDVNLPKKRLNAMLLHLRGGLVNIGFLTWGRIMGEVGAATLSGGAIVGYTSTLSTEIMYRTNLGQFGNAIALGIVLLLISLIPSVILEVTSRAQR
- a CDS encoding copper amine oxidase N-terminal domain-containing protein, which translates into the protein MRNKFFVPKILLLVLVLFIGCFFPFNLNIINNNLVYAQSEFFFAPLALKKLEVTAFPLAVTENKESQINLTLRDVTTASTPAVIAPDSQVTVIVGSYITTATVGDGGVARITLPPEVVTGGRLVAVVIVPGYQRMVFSLVVRPSKSEAVLPRDEEGRLVVELRIGSFLCRVNDRAVRLPVAPYIKEGRTMVPVRFFTEVLGYTVDYDFSDPAMKKVMIYTPDSLPNTAVRENQQAKKATPFITLFIDQTTVIIGGISVDVDSAPELVRGTTMVPLRFVAQTLGFYVEWKDPVVKLISTF
- a CDS encoding ATP-binding cassette domain-containing protein, with translation MLSANVHFEIAGKRYHIQLELDNGLYLVMGPNGSGKTTFLRVLLGLHPYEGRVNMDKPVGYVPQHYQPLSASVEDNLRLFGVRTLPPGSPLEGKRRLSAMKLSGGEKAVLGLTQAMALEPKTFLVDEITAHLDQPSTIMVENILKEYSKQAVVFLVTHQWDTLLRLKVPTMLFLNNNAELLDADKAYNRLLETLK